One segment of Primulina tabacum isolate GXHZ01 chromosome 14, ASM2559414v2, whole genome shotgun sequence DNA contains the following:
- the LOC142524643 gene encoding glutathione S-transferase TCHQD-like isoform X1, whose product MQLYHHPYSLNSQRVRLALEEKIIDYTSSHVNPITGKNFDSGFFRMNPSGKLPVFQNGSHILYNTVEIILYIEKIAMVSSGGDDTTLSSREVVDWIHKLQEWNPKFFTLSHLPPKHRLPVSRFLRSVIIARMAECPELASAYHRKLKEEYRTEDKLKESEVVRSSEEHLERILDEAELKLNETAYLVGEEFTLADVAFIPILSRLVLMNLEEKYINSRPNLCEYWDVMQKRPSYKKVIGKYFDGWRKHKTLLKTWCLVQTRILLKRY is encoded by the exons ATGCAGCTGTATCATCATCCTTATTCATTGAACAGCCAAAGAGTCAGGCTTGCGTTAGAAGAGAAGATTATTGACTACACATCGTCCCATGTTAATCCCATCACGGGCAAGAATTTTGATTCCGGTTTTTTCAGGATGAACCCAAGTGGCAAACTTCCAGTCTTCCAAAATGGTTCACACATTTTGTACAATACTGTAGAGATCATCCT GTATATCGAAAAAATAGCAATGGTCTCTTCTGGTGGTGATGACACAACTCTTAGCAGCAGAGAAGTTGTTGATTGGATTCATAAATTACAAGAGTGGAATCCCAAGTTCTTCACCCTCTCCCACCTTCCCCCAAAGCATCGCCTCCCTGTTTCGAGATTCCTGAGGAGCGTGATCATAGCTAGGATGGCCGAGTGCCCTGAATTAGCCAGTGCATATCATCGTAAGCTTAAAGAGGAATACAGAACGGAAGATAAACTGAAAGAGTCGGAAGTAGTGAGATCAAGTGAAGAACATCTTGAAAGAATTCTTGATGAAGCAGAGCTCAAACTTAATGAAACGGCGTATCTGGTTGGAGAAGAGTTTACATTGGCAGATGTTGCGTTTATTCCTATCCTCAGTCGATTGGTTCTGATGAATTTGGAAGAAAAATACATAAATAGCAGGCCCAATTTATGCGAATATTGGGATGTGATGCAGAAGAGGCCTAGCTATAAAAAGGTGATTGGAAAGTACTTTGATGGTTGGAGGAAGCACAAGACCTTGCTCAAAACTTGGTGTTTAGTGCAAACCAGAATTTTACTCAAACGATATTAG
- the LOC142524643 gene encoding glutathione S-transferase TCHQD-like isoform X2, which translates to MNPSGKLPVFQNGSHILYNTVEIILYIEKIAMVSSGGDDTTLSSREVVDWIHKLQEWNPKFFTLSHLPPKHRLPVSRFLRSVIIARMAECPELASAYHRKLKEEYRTEDKLKESEVVRSSEEHLERILDEAELKLNETAYLVGEEFTLADVAFIPILSRLVLMNLEEKYINSRPNLCEYWDVMQKRPSYKKVIGKYFDGWRKHKTLLKTWCLVQTRILLKRY; encoded by the exons ATGAACCCAAGTGGCAAACTTCCAGTCTTCCAAAATGGTTCACACATTTTGTACAATACTGTAGAGATCATCCT GTATATCGAAAAAATAGCAATGGTCTCTTCTGGTGGTGATGACACAACTCTTAGCAGCAGAGAAGTTGTTGATTGGATTCATAAATTACAAGAGTGGAATCCCAAGTTCTTCACCCTCTCCCACCTTCCCCCAAAGCATCGCCTCCCTGTTTCGAGATTCCTGAGGAGCGTGATCATAGCTAGGATGGCCGAGTGCCCTGAATTAGCCAGTGCATATCATCGTAAGCTTAAAGAGGAATACAGAACGGAAGATAAACTGAAAGAGTCGGAAGTAGTGAGATCAAGTGAAGAACATCTTGAAAGAATTCTTGATGAAGCAGAGCTCAAACTTAATGAAACGGCGTATCTGGTTGGAGAAGAGTTTACATTGGCAGATGTTGCGTTTATTCCTATCCTCAGTCGATTGGTTCTGATGAATTTGGAAGAAAAATACATAAATAGCAGGCCCAATTTATGCGAATATTGGGATGTGATGCAGAAGAGGCCTAGCTATAAAAAGGTGATTGGAAAGTACTTTGATGGTTGGAGGAAGCACAAGACCTTGCTCAAAACTTGGTGTTTAGTGCAAACCAGAATTTTACTCAAACGATATTAG
- the LOC142524206 gene encoding NAD(P)H-quinone oxidoreductase subunit M, chloroplastic, producing the protein MAAASINMVSTGFSMLGWSNGQKYLRKRSLFSISAQQVEVQEEEEKEKDRMNQKQQAETMKPLRPVERQLNVKSKNMEREYGGQWLSSTTRHVRIYAAYIDPETWAFDQTQIDKLTLLLDPTDEFVWTDETCNKVYSYFQELIDHYEGAPLTEYTLRLIGSDIEHYIRKMLYKGEIQYNMDAKVLNFSMGKPRVGFNYDGQLQDV; encoded by the exons ATGGCTGCAGCTTCAATAAACATGGTTTCCACAGGCTTCTCCATGCTTGGATGGAGTAATGGCCAAAAATACCTCAGGAAAAGAAGCTTGTTTTCAATCTCAGCTCAACAAGTAGAAGtacaagaagaagaagaaaaagaaaaggatcGCATGAACCAGAAACAACAGGCAGAAACAATGAAGCCACTGAGGCCGGTAGAGCGGCAATTGAATGTGAAGAGTAAGAACATGGAGAGGGAATATGGAGGGCAGTGGCTGAGCAGCACCACACGGCATGTTAGGATATATGCAGCCTATATTGATCCCGAAACGTGGGCATTCGATCAAACGCAGATCGATAAGCTTACCCTTCTTCTTGATCCAACTGATGAGTTTGTGTGGACGGATGAGACTTGTAACAAAGTTTATTCTTATTTCCAGGAGCTTATCGATCATTATGAG GGAGCTCCATTGACAGAATACACACTACGCCTGATTGGTTCGGACATTGAGCACTACATCAGAAAAATGCTTTATAAAGGAGAAATTCAATACAACATGGATGCCAAGGTCTTGAATTTCAGTATGGGAAAACCACGGGTGGGATTCAATTACGATGGACAGCTTCAAGATGTGTAA